Proteins from one Aspergillus nidulans FGSC A4 chromosome VIII genomic window:
- a CDS encoding uncharacterized protein (transcript_id=CADANIAT00001534), with protein MAGSGRSNYYLIKGVLRPEIVGTHERAATR; from the exons ATGGCGGGGTCTGGAAGATCTAATTACTATCTCATCAAGGGAG TTCTTCGGCCTGAGATTGTAGGCACTCATGAACGGGCAGCTACGAGATAG
- a CDS encoding uncharacterized protein (transcript_id=CADANIAT00001535) — protein MTKFDEVASCNERTHREKTEEPIRDSSLVIPLITQVDYVCYSLLGFDPLRTLMYGDVIEAPQPLSMNAVRMLDAPPWLL, from the exons ATGACAAAATTCGATGAGGTTGCGTCGTGCAACGAGAGAACGCATCGGGAGAAAACGGAGGAGCCCATCAGAGATTCCTCATTAGTCATTCCG CTCATTACTCAAGTCGATTATGTATGCTATTCCCTCTTAGGCTTTGATCCTTTGAGGACCCTTATGTATGGCGACGTCATCGAAGCGCCTCAGCCATTATCGATGAACGCTGTTAGGATGCTTGACGCCCCTCCCTGGCTGCTTTGA
- a CDS encoding protein nnk1 (transcript_id=CADANIAT00001536): MATVQRSSRSSGLRIETTFHHGSRNCWGNGEREGEWREADEHRAGNEGDRTNISHDYDAHRCGTDEESSVLSSLHSSTPPISVPRHDDSPSQDEIPHEIPHNPEDIGASSPFDSFLQQEQSSFGFDPALTVTQRGIQPERQLSQSERLSRARRFQPQRTSSLRNILPQDDDELVSGVSQLGFSPDSRRSHIRRAVPTVLSREGLSGSPNGDRPTSLTTVSTMSPVIDEVQTPPEASRGMLSPICMSSPTQTYHSPEDRSASWSGGSAVPFGSKLSRYRSGTTRSRRSTASSGKSPASAFLSMWSTREEPAPKPDDEGQMVGTEYVLGKIIGSGGFSVVKEAYKVEESGETRRLAVKIVKKQVADKTERENDAVQAEFDHEVRVWRYLSHPNVLSLDAVYETDYATFCFTKLHIGGTLFDLIRQNRQNRRKLTMDLAKKYTYQLACALRYLHEDARVVHRDIKLENCLLDPVELPDGTKTSNLVLCDFGMAEWINADNEDASSEPYGDAGDRPPLRNIGPSDSSTSVAGSLEYASPELLDSITGIIDPSVDVWAFGVIVFTLIVGSRPFQHSFQPRLISNIRHGVWDREAVLGDGADSEARRDALDLITNCLEMDCRKRWTVRDILSSRFVREFSVDSPSDNAWKL; encoded by the coding sequence ATGGCGACTGTACAGAGAAGTAGCAGGTCGTCTGGTTTGAGGATCGAGACTACCTTCCACCACGGGTCAAGAAATTGCTGGGGGAATGGCGAGCGCGAGGGAGAATGGAGGGAAGCTGATGAACATCGAGCTGGTAACGAGGGCGACCGTACCAACATCTCTCACGATTATGACGCACATCGTTGCGGTActgatgaagaaagcagTGTACTGAGCAGCCTTCACTCCTCGACACCTCCCATCTCAGTCCCACGCCATGATGATAGCCCGAGTCAGGACGAGATCCCTCATGAGATCCCTCACAATCCAGAGGATATTGGCGCCTCCTCGCCCTTCGACTCGTTCCTCCAGCAGGAGCAGTCGTCTTTCGGTTTTGATCCTGCCCTCACCGTCACTCAAAGAGGTATACAGCCTGAAAGACAGCTGTCGCAAAGCGAGAGGCTCAGTCGGGCGCGGAGGTTCCAGCCTCAAAGAACTTCAAGTCTCCGGAACATACTCCCGCaagatgatgacgagctgGTGAGCGGCGTGAGCCAGTTGGGATTCAGTCCCGACTCCAGAAGAAGTCACATCCGGCGAGCTGTTCCGACAGTGCTGTCACGCGAAGGTCTTTCCGGGAGCCCGAACGGCGACCGTCCTACGTCCCTCACAACTGTATCGACCATGTCGCCTGTTATTGATGAGGTTCAAACCCCTCCAGAAGCCTCTCGGGGCATGCTTTCGCCGATTTGCATGTCGTCACCTACGCAGACATACCACTCACCCGAAGACCGCAGTGCCTCCTGGTCCGGAGGGTCTGCCGTTCCTTttggcagcaagctcagccgCTATCGAAGTGGTACAACACGCTCGCGGCGATCGACGGCCTCGAGTGGGAAGTCACCAGCGAGCGCGTTCCTTTCCATGTGGAGTACGCGGGAGGAACCAGCGCCCAAACCTGACGATGAGGGTCAAATGGTTGGGACTGAATATGTTCTTGGGAAGATCATCGGATCTGGCGGTTTCAGTGTCGTGAAGGAGGCTTATAAGGTTGAAGAGAGCGGTGAAACAAGGCGTCTAGCAGTAAAGATTGTGAAGAAGCAAGTTGCCGACAAAACCGAGAGGGAAAATGATGCTGTCCAGGCCGAGTTTGACCACGAGGTTCGCGTTTGGCGGTATCTCAGTCACCCAAATGTCTTGTCTCTCGATGCGGTCTATGAAACGGACTACGCCACATTCTGCTTCACCAAGCTTCATATAGGCGGCACTCTCTTTGATCTCATCCGCCAGAATCGTCAGAACCGCCGCAAACTCACGATGGACCTTGCGAAGAAATACACATACCAACTTGCGTGTGCTTTGCGATACTTGCATGAAGATGCTCGAGTGGTTCACAGAGATATAAAGTTAGAAAATTGCCTGTTGGATCCAGTCGAGCTTCCGGATGGCACAAAGACGTCAAACCTCGTTCTATGTGATTTTGGAATGGCGGAATGGATCAATGCTGACAACGAGGATGCTTCCTCCGAGCCGTACGGAGATGCTGGGGACCGGCCACCGCTGCGAAATATTGGGCCATCTGATTCCAGCACCAGCGTCGCAGGCAGCCTCGAATACGCCTCACCGGAGCTACTCGACTCGATTACTGGAATCATCGACCCGTCTGTCGACGTCTGGGCTTTTGGGGTCATCGTATTCACCCTTATCGTCGGATCTCGGCCGTTCCAGCACTCTTTCCAGCCCCGTCTAATATCCAACATCCGGCACGGCGTCTGGGACCGAGAGGCGGTTCTCGGTGATGGAGCCGACTCGGAGGCACGGCGCGACGCACTTGACCTCATCACCAATTGCCTGGAAATGGATTGTCGCAAACGCTGGACTGTCCGCGACATACTTTCTTCCCGCTTCGTTAGGGAATTCTCCGTCGATAGCCCTTCGGACAATGCTTGGAAGCTTTGA